A region from the Campylobacter blaseri genome encodes:
- the mobB gene encoding molybdopterin-guanine dinucleotide biosynthesis protein B yields the protein MKKMAVAFSGPSNTGKTTLIVKVAKYFLDKGLKVVVLKHDPADKAKFDVEGKDSYKFSEIGADVVVSSPTRTTYFNKQNKSIDEIIAMLGDFDLLIVEGLKTLPLPRMSLFRGKIDDSYLKYSKAIATDGLECSVDIPNYDINDVEGICNWVIKNAKNIKG from the coding sequence ATGAAAAAAATGGCTGTTGCATTTTCTGGACCTTCAAATACAGGAAAGACGACTTTAATTGTAAAAGTTGCTAAATATTTTCTTGATAAAGGACTTAAAGTAGTTGTTTTAAAACACGATCCAGCAGATAAAGCTAAGTTTGATGTTGAGGGAAAAGATAGTTATAAATTTAGTGAAATTGGGGCTGATGTAGTTGTTTCTAGTCCTACAAGAACTACATATTTTAATAAACAAAATAAAAGCATAGATGAGATTATAGCTATGCTTGGTGATTTTGACCTTTTGATAGTAGAGGGTCTAAAAACACTACCACTTCCTAGAATGAGTCTGTTTAGAGGTAAGATTGATGATAGTTATTTAAAGTATTCAAAAGCCATAGCAACAGATGGTTTAGAGTGTAGTGTAGATATACCAAACTATGATATAAATGATGTTGAGGGCATTTGCAATTGGGTTATTAAAAATGCAAAAAATATAAAAGGATAG
- a CDS encoding class 1 fructose-bisphosphatase, whose product MNEIFKSIEKIAIKISNALKYTELGYTDHKNQTGDVQLKLDVLSDKIIEEEFKKIDSIKAIISEEKDDIQDINLDGKYIVAYDPLDGSSLVDVNFAVGSIFGIYEHELKPKNLVASAYAIYGPRLELVICIDKPQLYRFAENKEFKFIKDLKLAEKGKLNSTGASQWGWSQKHREFVKKLFDEKYRLRYSGAMVADLHQILLKGGGIFSYPATTDAPKAKLRVVFEVLPFAYIYEKAGGKTTDGNSNSLFEIEIKEVHQTTPCFFGSSYEIETLKKIYKD is encoded by the coding sequence ATGAATGAAATTTTTAAAAGTATAGAGAAAATTGCTATAAAAATTAGCAATGCATTAAAATACACAGAGCTTGGCTATACAGACCATAAAAATCAAACAGGAGATGTGCAGCTAAAATTAGATGTATTAAGCGATAAAATAATAGAAGAAGAATTTAAAAAAATAGACTCTATAAAAGCAATAATAAGCGAAGAAAAAGATGATATACAAGATATTAATTTAGATGGTAAGTATATAGTAGCTTACGATCCACTTGATGGATCAAGTTTGGTTGATGTAAATTTTGCTGTGGGTTCAATATTTGGAATTTACGAACATGAGCTAAAGCCTAAAAATTTAGTAGCTAGTGCTTATGCTATTTATGGACCTAGACTTGAATTAGTTATCTGTATAGATAAGCCACAACTATATAGGTTTGCAGAAAATAAAGAGTTTAAATTTATAAAAGATTTAAAGCTTGCAGAAAAAGGAAAACTTAATTCAACTGGGGCTTCTCAATGGGGTTGGAGCCAAAAGCATAGAGAATTTGTCAAAAAATTATTTGATGAAAAGTATAGACTTAGATATAGTGGCGCTATGGTAGCTGATTTACATCAAATTTTACTAAAAGGTGGTGGGATATTTAGCTACCCAGCTACAACTGACGCACCAAAAGCTAAGCTTAGAGTCGTATTTGAGGTACTTCCTTTTGCATATATTTATGAAAAAGCTGGTGGCAAAACAACAGATGGCAACTCAAATTCTCTTTTTGAAATTGAGATAAAAGAAGTTCATCAAACAACTCCTTGCTTTTTTGGATCAAGCTATGAGATTGAAACTTTGAAGAAAATTTATAAGGATTAA
- the metG gene encoding methionine--tRNA ligase — protein MKKYITTPIYYVNDVPHIGHAYTTIIADTMARLYRLQGHDTFFLTGTDEHGQKIEEAAKQRGFEPKKYTDEVSAKFKNLWDSFDISYDRFIRTTDEDHKLIVQNVFSKMYEKGDIYKGEYEGFYCVSCESFFPQNQLIDGEYCPDCGKPTRILKEESYFFKLSKYENELLKWYKDDERCILPKSKKNEIVNFVKNGLKDLSITRTSFGWGIKLPANLNEPKHVMYVWLDALINYISALGYTNGDEKMGYWDSAVHLVGKDILRFHAIYWPAFLMSLGLELPKSVAAHGWWTRDGVKMSKSIGNVIDPKEVADAYGLEQFRYFLLREVPFGQDGDFSQKAFISRINSELCNDLGNLLNRIVGMSKKYSDYEIDSKDVFNFYKDEIDSANSLCKSALESIDEFATSKYLEEIWKILNLANASIAKYEPWNLIKEGKSDEANALVAMVSNLLAKVAILLSPAMPKSAEKIADVLNFKIETSSYKKLVENGDIMSFKSKDTSPLFERVEAPLLKDKVAKKEEDKKVQEEEKTQIIKIDEFKKIIIKVGTILECENIEGSDKLLKFQIDLGEEKPRQIISGIAKYYKPEDLVGKQVCVLANLKPAKIFKHLSEGMILSADDGKLTLLSTLNKVENGAIVG, from the coding sequence ATGAAAAAATACATTACAACACCGATTTATTATGTAAATGATGTTCCACATATTGGGCATGCATATACAACTATTATAGCTGATACAATGGCAAGACTTTATAGGCTTCAAGGTCATGATACATTTTTTTTAACAGGCACAGATGAGCATGGTCAAAAGATAGAAGAGGCAGCTAAACAAAGGGGTTTTGAGCCAAAAAAATATACTGATGAGGTTAGTGCTAAGTTTAAAAATCTTTGGGATAGTTTTGATATAAGTTATGATAGATTCATAAGAACAACAGATGAAGACCATAAGTTAATCGTTCAAAATGTCTTTTCAAAAATGTATGAAAAAGGCGATATCTACAAAGGCGAATATGAGGGATTTTACTGTGTTAGCTGTGAGAGTTTTTTTCCACAAAATCAGCTAATTGATGGCGAGTATTGTCCTGATTGTGGGAAACCTACTAGAATTTTAAAAGAAGAGAGCTACTTTTTTAAACTATCAAAATATGAAAATGAACTTTTAAAATGGTATAAAGATGATGAGAGATGTATCTTGCCAAAAAGTAAAAAAAATGAGATAGTAAATTTTGTAAAAAATGGTTTAAAAGATCTCTCAATTACAAGAACTAGCTTTGGTTGGGGGATTAAACTTCCTGCTAATTTGAATGAACCAAAGCATGTTATGTATGTTTGGCTTGATGCTTTGATTAACTACATTAGTGCATTGGGTTATACAAATGGTGATGAAAAGATGGGGTATTGGGATAGTGCGGTGCACTTAGTTGGTAAAGATATACTTAGATTTCACGCTATTTATTGGCCTGCTTTTTTAATGAGTCTAGGACTTGAGCTTCCAAAAAGTGTTGCAGCACATGGCTGGTGGACAAGAGACGGGGTTAAGATGAGTAAGTCTATAGGTAATGTTATCGATCCAAAAGAGGTTGCAGATGCTTATGGATTAGAGCAATTTAGATATTTTTTACTAAGAGAGGTTCCATTTGGTCAAGATGGAGATTTTTCACAAAAAGCCTTCATAAGTAGGATAAATAGCGAACTTTGCAATGATTTAGGAAATTTGCTTAATAGAATTGTTGGTATGAGTAAGAAGTATTCAGATTATGAGATTGATAGCAAAGATGTTTTTAACTTTTATAAAGATGAGATTGATAGTGCAAATTCTCTTTGTAAAAGTGCACTTGAGAGTATAGATGAGTTTGCAACTAGTAAGTATCTTGAAGAAATTTGGAAGATACTTAACTTAGCAAATGCAAGTATTGCAAAATATGAACCTTGGAATTTGATAAAAGAGGGTAAAAGTGATGAGGCAAATGCACTTGTTGCGATGGTTTCAAATTTACTTGCAAAAGTAGCTATTTTACTTAGTCCTGCTATGCCAAAAAGTGCTGAGAAAATTGCAGATGTTTTAAACTTTAAAATAGAAACTTCTAGTTATAAAAAATTGGTTGAAAATGGTGATATAATGAGCTTTAAATCAAAAGATACAAGCCCACTTTTTGAAAGAGTTGAGGCTCCACTTCTAAAAGATAAAGTAGCTAAAAAAGAGGAAGATAAAAAAGTGCAAGAAGAGGAAAAAACACAAATTATTAAAATAGATGAATTTAAAAAAATAATTATAAAAGTTGGAACTATTTTAGAGTGTGAAAATATAGAAGGTAGTGATAAGCTTCTTAAGTTCCAAATTGATTTAGGCGAGGAAAAACCAAGGCAGATTATCTCAGGAATCGCAAAATACTACAAACCCGAGGATTTAGTTGGAAAACAGGTTTGTGTTTTGGCAAATTTAAAACCTGCTAAGATATTTAAACATTTAAGTGAGGGTATGATTTTAAGTGCTGATGATGGAAAACTTACCTTACTTAGCACTTTAAATAAGGTTGAAAATGGGGCTATAGTTGGATGA
- a CDS encoding leucyl aminopeptidase: MKIELLDANINKIKADFEAILIVGKKIDHKFVKDSDKFKELNYDGGSNLLLLESKRLYIGVKELGYDQIRLAMSQIYNTLKNYNVKTIKISSYVYKCTTKTYQAVVEGFVLGSYEFNKYKSEAKKSKIEKIFISTDEYSGKKVKIEKAKLALKSGKIIAKATNFAKDGVNEIPEIYTPLKMAKEALKLAKKHSNIECKVYDKKFLKKERMNAFLMVNRASVHDPYMIHLKYTPKNKSKKRVVFVGKGLTYDSGGLSLKPASSMLTMKCDKSGALAAMAIIKAAAELKLPFEIHAVLGATENMIGGDAYKPDDVIITRSGISVEVRNTDAEGRLVLADCLDWAQELKPDILIDMATLTGACVVGLGEFTIGLLGRNEEFKAEYKRVASDSGELMNSLEFNDHLRECIKSKIADISNTATTRYGGTTTAGLFLEQFIKEENRDNWIHMDIAGPAYIERAWGYNQYGASGAGVRANLYYLQSLAREEK, from the coding sequence ATGAAAATAGAATTATTAGACGCAAACATAAACAAAATCAAAGCTGATTTTGAAGCTATTTTAATAGTAGGTAAAAAAATAGACCATAAATTTGTAAAAGATAGTGATAAATTTAAAGAGTTAAACTATGACGGAGGCTCAAATTTGCTACTTTTAGAGAGTAAAAGGCTCTATATAGGAGTTAAAGAGCTAGGTTATGATCAAATTCGCCTTGCTATGTCTCAAATTTACAATACTTTAAAAAACTATAATGTTAAAACTATCAAAATTTCAAGCTATGTTTACAAATGCACCACTAAAACATATCAAGCTGTAGTTGAGGGGTTTGTTTTAGGAAGTTATGAGTTTAACAAGTATAAAAGTGAAGCAAAAAAGAGCAAAATAGAGAAGATATTTATCTCAACAGATGAATATAGTGGCAAAAAAGTTAAAATTGAAAAAGCAAAACTAGCTTTAAAAAGTGGAAAAATTATAGCAAAAGCAACAAATTTTGCAAAAGATGGAGTAAATGAAATTCCTGAAATTTACACACCTTTAAAGATGGCAAAAGAGGCTTTAAAACTTGCAAAAAAACATAGTAACATTGAGTGTAAAGTTTATGATAAGAAGTTTTTGAAAAAAGAGAGAATGAATGCATTTTTAATGGTAAATCGTGCAAGCGTGCATGATCCTTATATGATTCATCTAAAATATACTCCAAAAAACAAAAGTAAAAAAAGAGTTGTTTTTGTTGGTAAAGGGCTAACTTATGATAGTGGTGGACTAAGCTTAAAACCAGCAAGCTCTATGCTTACTATGAAATGCGATAAAAGCGGTGCTTTGGCGGCTATGGCTATAATTAAAGCAGCAGCTGAGCTTAAACTTCCTTTTGAAATTCATGCAGTCCTAGGTGCAACTGAAAATATGATAGGTGGAGACGCTTATAAACCTGATGATGTGATAATTACAAGAAGTGGAATTAGTGTTGAGGTTAGAAATACTGATGCTGAGGGAAGATTAGTTTTGGCTGATTGCTTGGACTGGGCACAAGAGTTAAAACCTGATATTTTAATTGATATGGCGACTTTAACTGGTGCTTGCGTTGTTGGGCTTGGCGAGTTTACCATAGGGCTTCTTGGAAGAAATGAGGAGTTTAAGGCTGAATATAAAAGAGTAGCTAGCGATAGTGGAGAGCTTATGAATTCTTTAGAGTTTAATGACCATTTAAGAGAGTGCATTAAGAGTAAAATTGCTGATATTAGCAACACTGCGACAACAAGATATGGTGGAACTACTACAGCTGGACTATTTTTGGAACAATTTATAAAAGAGGAAAATAGAGATAATTGGATACATATGGATATAGCTGGACCTGCTTATATTGAAAGAGCTTGGGGATATAACCAATATGGTGCAAGTGGGGCTGGAGTTAGAGCAAATTTATACTATCTACAAAGCTTAGCAAGAGAGGAAAAGTAA
- the ychF gene encoding redox-regulated ATPase YchF yields the protein MGLAVGIVGLPNVGKSTTFNALTKAQNAEAQNYPFCTIEPNKAIVPVPDFRLKELAKIVNPKKIQYSTIEFVDIAGLVKGASKGEGLGNKFLANIRETEVILHIVRCFDDENITHVEGKIDPLRDIAIIETELILADMEQVSKKVERLNRDVKANLKGAKELQEMATALLEHLNNGENASSFKDRDDEAFLALDKELRLLSNKEVIYGANVDEEHIGEDNEYVKQVREYAKKNSREVIKLCAKIEEELVGLSDEEAKEMLQELGGNESGLEKIIKRSFDKLNLISYFTAGEIEVRAWTIKKGWKAPKAASVIHNDFEKGFIRAEVISYDDYVSCGSETKAKEAGKMRLEGKDYIVNDGDVMHFRFNV from the coding sequence ATGGGCTTAGCTGTTGGTATAGTAGGACTTCCAAATGTTGGTAAATCAACCACTTTTAATGCATTAACAAAGGCTCAAAATGCTGAGGCTCAAAACTACCCATTTTGCACAATTGAGCCAAATAAAGCTATTGTCCCTGTTCCTGATTTTAGACTTAAAGAGCTTGCTAAAATTGTAAATCCAAAGAAAATTCAATACTCTACAATTGAATTTGTTGATATTGCTGGACTTGTAAAAGGTGCAAGCAAGGGCGAAGGGCTTGGAAATAAATTTTTAGCAAACATTAGAGAAACAGAGGTAATTTTACATATTGTAAGATGTTTTGATGATGAAAATATAACTCATGTTGAGGGAAAAATTGACCCATTAAGAGATATAGCTATCATTGAAACCGAGCTAATACTTGCTGACATGGAGCAAGTTAGCAAAAAAGTAGAGAGACTAAATAGAGATGTTAAGGCAAATTTAAAGGGTGCAAAAGAGCTTCAAGAGATGGCAACTGCACTTTTAGAACATCTAAACAATGGAGAAAATGCGAGTAGTTTTAAAGATAGAGATGATGAGGCATTTTTAGCTTTAGATAAAGAGCTAAGACTTCTATCAAATAAAGAGGTTATCTATGGAGCAAATGTTGATGAGGAACATATTGGCGAAGATAACGAGTATGTAAAGCAAGTTAGAGAGTATGCTAAAAAAAATAGTAGAGAAGTTATAAAACTTTGTGCAAAAATTGAAGAAGAGCTTGTGGGGCTAAGTGATGAAGAGGCAAAAGAGATGTTACAAGAGCTTGGCGGAAATGAAAGTGGGCTTGAAAAAATCATAAAACGCTCTTTTGATAAACTTAATTTAATTAGCTATTTTACAGCTGGAGAGATAGAAGTTAGAGCTTGGACTATCAAAAAAGGATGGAAAGCACCAAAGGCAGCAAGTGTTATACATAATGATTTTGAAAAAGGCTTCATTAGAGCTGAGGTTATAAGTTATGATGATTATGTGTCTTGCGGGAGTGAAACAAAAGCCAAAGAGGCTGGAAAAATGAGACTTGAGGGAAAAGATTACATTGTAAATGATGGCGATGTAATGCACTTTAGGTTTAATGTTTAA